The following proteins are co-located in the Gordonia polyisoprenivorans genome:
- a CDS encoding amino acid transporter — MGPYRRTNTETKTHSWWKVMCLTGVDYFSSLGYQPGIAALAAGTIAPLATIVLVALTLFGALPVYRYIAARSPHGSGSIAMLERLLPWWGGKVFVLVLLGFAATDFLITMTLSAADATAHFIENPFVPDIFTGHNVAITLVFLAFLAAIFLRGFTEAIAVAVGLVAIYLALNVVVIADGLWRIATSPHVVVDWSHAMTAEHGSPWMMIAIALLVFPKLALGLSGFETGVAVMPQIDGSPDDPPNRPTVRIAGTRRLLTTAAVTMSILLITSSLVCTILIPEKAFDVGGQANGRALAFLAHADLGNAFGTVYDISTILILWFAGASAMAGLLNLVPRYLPRYGMAPDWARANRPLVVVFILIAAGVTIYFDASVDKQGSAYATGVLVLMTSAAIAVMLSVRKHRRRVATICFGGIALVFCYTTVTNIIERPEGVQVAAFFIAAILILSFASRVSRSFELRSGEITFDETAQQIIDGAALAGEIHIVTHDPDDRSLVEYREKELQQRAESHIPDADQIVFLEVNVTDSSDFVTDLEIHGRYHEGGFRILWVSSAAVPNTIASTLFAIRDWTDLVPNVYFEWSEDNPIVNILRFLFIGQGEVAAVTREVVRRAEPDVARRPVIHVG; from the coding sequence ATGGGGCCGTACCGGCGCACGAACACCGAGACAAAAACCCACTCGTGGTGGAAGGTGATGTGCCTCACGGGCGTCGACTACTTCTCGTCGCTGGGGTACCAACCAGGCATCGCAGCACTGGCCGCCGGCACCATCGCACCATTGGCCACGATCGTGCTGGTGGCCCTGACGCTGTTCGGCGCGCTGCCGGTGTATCGATACATCGCCGCACGTTCACCGCACGGCTCCGGGTCGATCGCGATGCTCGAGCGACTCCTACCGTGGTGGGGCGGAAAGGTATTCGTCCTCGTACTGCTCGGATTCGCGGCCACCGACTTCTTGATCACCATGACACTCTCGGCGGCCGACGCCACCGCGCACTTCATCGAGAATCCGTTCGTCCCGGACATTTTCACCGGGCACAACGTCGCCATCACCCTGGTGTTCCTCGCCTTCCTCGCCGCGATCTTCTTGCGCGGCTTCACCGAGGCCATCGCGGTCGCCGTCGGGCTCGTCGCAATCTATCTCGCACTCAACGTCGTGGTCATCGCCGACGGTTTGTGGCGCATCGCGACCTCGCCCCACGTCGTTGTCGACTGGAGCCACGCCATGACCGCCGAACACGGCAGTCCATGGATGATGATCGCGATTGCGCTCCTGGTGTTCCCGAAACTCGCACTCGGTTTGTCCGGATTCGAGACCGGTGTGGCGGTGATGCCCCAGATCGACGGCTCGCCGGATGATCCACCGAATCGCCCGACCGTTCGTATCGCCGGTACCCGCCGACTGCTGACCACCGCCGCGGTCACCATGAGCATCCTGCTGATCACCAGCAGCCTGGTGTGCACGATCCTTATCCCGGAGAAGGCGTTCGACGTCGGCGGCCAGGCGAACGGACGTGCCCTGGCCTTCCTCGCCCACGCCGACCTCGGCAACGCCTTCGGCACGGTCTACGACATCAGTACGATTCTCATCCTGTGGTTCGCCGGGGCGTCGGCGATGGCAGGACTGCTCAACCTCGTTCCGCGCTACCTCCCGCGGTACGGCATGGCACCGGACTGGGCGCGCGCCAACCGCCCGCTGGTGGTCGTGTTCATCCTGATCGCCGCCGGTGTCACGATCTACTTCGACGCCTCGGTCGACAAACAGGGTTCGGCGTACGCAACCGGTGTGCTGGTGTTGATGACCTCGGCCGCCATCGCGGTGATGCTCTCGGTACGCAAACATCGCCGACGCGTGGCCACCATCTGTTTCGGCGGTATCGCCCTGGTGTTCTGCTACACCACCGTCACCAACATCATCGAACGCCCCGAGGGTGTGCAGGTCGCCGCGTTCTTCATCGCCGCGATCCTCATCCTGTCGTTCGCATCCCGGGTCAGTCGCTCGTTCGAGCTGCGCAGCGGGGAGATCACGTTCGACGAGACTGCTCAGCAGATCATCGACGGTGCCGCACTGGCCGGCGAGATCCACATCGTCACCCACGACCCCGACGATCGCTCCCTGGTCGAATATCGCGAGAAGGAACTGCAGCAACGCGCCGAGAGCCACATTCCCGACGCCGATCAGATCGTGTTCCTGGAAGTCAATGTCACCGATTCGTCGGACTTCGTCACCGACCTGGAAATCCACGGGCGCTATCACGAGGGCGGATTCCGCATCCTGTGGGTGAGCTCGGCGGCGGTACCGAACACGATCGCGTCCACCCTGTTTGCCATCCGCGACTGGACCGACCTCGTACCCAACGTCTATTTCGAATGGAGCGAGGACAATCCGATCGTCAACATCCTGCGCTTCTTGTTCATCGGGCAGGGTGAGGTGGCGGCGGTGACCCGCGAGGTGGTGCGCCGGGCCGAGCCCGATGTCGCACGCAGGCCCGTGATTCACGTCGGCTGA
- a CDS encoding response regulator transcription factor — protein sequence MSEPIRLLLADDQALVRGALAALLDLETDLEVVAQVGRGDEVVDAAREHAADVCLLDIEMPGTDGIEAAAALRRHLPGVRSLIVTTFGRPGYLRRAIDAGASGFVVKDTPASELADAVRRVHAGLRVIDPTLATESLTSGDNPLTQRESEVLRAALSGATVATIATQVHLSAGTVRNHLSSAIGKTGTATRAEAARVARERGWI from the coding sequence ATGAGTGAACCGATCCGCCTACTACTCGCCGACGATCAGGCCCTGGTACGTGGCGCGCTGGCCGCCCTACTCGACCTCGAGACCGACCTCGAGGTGGTCGCCCAGGTCGGCCGTGGCGACGAGGTCGTCGACGCCGCGCGCGAACACGCCGCCGACGTGTGCCTGCTCGACATCGAGATGCCCGGCACCGACGGCATCGAGGCCGCGGCCGCCCTGCGACGGCACCTGCCGGGGGTGCGTTCGCTGATCGTCACCACCTTCGGCCGCCCGGGGTACCTACGACGCGCCATCGACGCCGGCGCGTCCGGCTTCGTCGTGAAGGACACTCCGGCAAGCGAACTGGCCGACGCGGTGCGTCGAGTGCACGCGGGTCTACGCGTCATCGATCCCACGTTGGCCACCGAGAGCCTCACCAGCGGCGACAATCCGCTGACCCAACGCGAATCCGAGGTGCTGCGCGCAGCGTTGTCGGGGGCGACGGTGGCGACCATCGCCACGCAGGTCCATCTGTCGGCCGGCACCGTGCGCAACCATCTGTCGTCGGCGATCGGCAAGACCGGCACCGCCACCCGCGCCGAGGCCGCCCGCGTCGCCCGCGAACGCGGCTGGATCTGA
- a CDS encoding sensor histidine kinase: MMSNRTTDRWAPWRNLRWVFTAIWMLFLAYPIGAVATSDHSHTTKTVGFVLLGLFAVIYLLASVYLLTGRSEVEPRGVWVFVVLLVLAAGLLPIIGENTFGSGPFLMVVAAFSFPTLWAAITVAAVIVASVAVPTIAGWEIDVSVVIVLVAVGFTMLGFRTIAVREGERERAEERQRELNSELAVVAERERVARDVHDILGHSLTVITIKTELAGRLVDLDPQRAKEEMAEVNALARSALAEVRATVGALRTPDLPSVIASAQSAFRAADITATLPDPRPDTPHGELFAWVLREAVTNVVRHSHATQCEVRIDDATLTVHDNGCGLGAAVPGNGLRGLIERVESAGGTLTIESDTDGTTLTAVVDDE, translated from the coding sequence ATGATGAGCAACCGCACGACCGACCGGTGGGCACCCTGGCGCAACCTGCGCTGGGTGTTCACTGCTATCTGGATGCTGTTCCTGGCGTACCCGATCGGGGCGGTCGCCACCTCCGATCACAGCCACACCACCAAGACCGTGGGCTTCGTTCTCCTCGGGCTCTTCGCCGTGATCTACCTCCTGGCCTCGGTGTACCTGCTCACCGGTCGCTCCGAGGTCGAACCGCGTGGTGTGTGGGTCTTCGTGGTTTTGCTTGTCCTGGCCGCCGGGCTACTGCCCATCATCGGCGAGAACACCTTCGGCTCAGGGCCTTTCCTGATGGTCGTCGCCGCCTTCAGCTTCCCCACCCTGTGGGCGGCAATCACCGTGGCAGCGGTGATCGTCGCGTCGGTGGCGGTGCCGACGATCGCCGGGTGGGAGATCGACGTCAGCGTCGTCATCGTCCTGGTCGCGGTCGGGTTCACGATGCTCGGTTTTCGCACGATCGCCGTGCGTGAGGGCGAGCGCGAACGCGCCGAGGAGCGCCAGCGTGAGCTCAATTCCGAGTTGGCGGTGGTCGCCGAACGGGAGCGGGTGGCCCGCGACGTCCACGACATCCTCGGACACTCACTGACCGTGATCACCATCAAAACCGAATTGGCCGGTCGCCTCGTCGATCTGGATCCGCAACGCGCGAAAGAGGAGATGGCCGAGGTCAATGCGCTGGCCCGCTCCGCACTCGCCGAGGTCCGGGCAACCGTCGGAGCCCTGCGCACCCCGGACCTGCCGAGCGTGATCGCGTCCGCACAAAGCGCCTTCCGTGCCGCGGATATCACTGCGACACTTCCCGATCCACGGCCGGACACCCCACACGGGGAACTGTTCGCGTGGGTACTGCGGGAGGCCGTCACCAATGTGGTCCGGCACAGCCACGCCACGCAGTGCGAGGTCCGGATCGACGACGCCACACTAACGGTCCACGACAACGGGTGCGGACTCGGTGCAGCCGTTCCCGGCAACGGATTACGCGGACTGATCGAACGGGTGGAGTCCGCAGGCGGCACCCTGACAATCGAATCGGACACCGACGGAACGACGTTGACGGCGGTGGTCGACGATGAGTGA
- a CDS encoding ABC transporter permease, protein MTTASASAAAPRSASHDTALRGFLPAPLYMRTDIRRVLRNRRALIFTVAMPGLLYLVFGATQKTSDTVGSGNVAFYVLIGMAVYGAVLAAASNAASVALEQQAGWTRTLMMTPLQPTGYVATKVCVALAMGALPILVLTVAGIATGAHAPVGVWIACLLLGWIGASVFAAFGLAVGSIMKSDGAMQVMGGVLALLAFAGNVFVPLKGVMLTIAQFTPMFGVVTLARYPLDHGVTVYGTHISLWVTVANVIIWAVIFASTASLFYSRSTTRQ, encoded by the coding sequence ATGACCACCGCCTCGGCCTCAGCCGCCGCCCCTCGATCGGCGTCACACGACACCGCGCTCCGCGGATTCCTTCCCGCTCCCCTGTACATGCGCACCGACATCCGCCGCGTCCTGCGCAATCGGCGTGCCCTGATCTTCACCGTCGCCATGCCAGGTCTGCTGTATCTCGTATTCGGTGCCACCCAGAAGACCTCTGACACAGTCGGTTCAGGCAATGTCGCGTTCTACGTCCTGATCGGCATGGCCGTCTACGGCGCTGTCCTCGCGGCCGCCTCTAATGCTGCGTCGGTGGCACTCGAACAGCAGGCCGGTTGGACGCGCACCCTGATGATGACGCCGCTCCAACCCACCGGATACGTGGCCACCAAGGTGTGCGTCGCGTTGGCGATGGGGGCGCTGCCGATCCTGGTGCTCACCGTCGCCGGGATCGCCACCGGCGCCCACGCCCCGGTCGGGGTGTGGATCGCCTGCCTGCTGCTCGGATGGATCGGCGCTTCGGTGTTCGCCGCCTTCGGTCTGGCCGTGGGCAGCATCATGAAATCCGACGGGGCAATGCAGGTGATGGGCGGCGTGTTGGCGCTGTTGGCCTTCGCCGGCAACGTGTTCGTCCCCCTCAAGGGTGTCATGCTCACCATCGCCCAGTTCACCCCGATGTTCGGAGTCGTCACGCTCGCTCGTTATCCGCTCGATCACGGTGTCACCGTGTACGGCACCCACATCTCGCTCTGGGTGACCGTCGCCAACGTCATCATCTGGGCGGTGATCTTCGCCTCGACCGCCTCCCTCTTCTACAGTCGCAGTACGACACGGCAGTGA
- a CDS encoding MspA family porin: protein MSTIESPVRARRGALTAIAAGAIAAGITAGAAAPAHADTFVPLPNGSVSAHDLTLTRTNESAQVSPSMAANGAGRNVWVSANITLKAPKLQPTGSFPANGPAGEATMPGTNGTSNDGSAATLSAGYIVGCQVNIGSLTAGITGSITSAGVPGASGSLSVPLTPGQVTFVQIDSYDIAKAGTYYFNYQRFAMQIQNCAGYAQARSFVTVETGGNDHNKINLYGKPFSIG, encoded by the coding sequence ATGAGCACGATCGAGTCACCGGTGCGCGCACGCCGGGGGGCCTTGACGGCGATCGCCGCGGGCGCCATCGCGGCCGGTATCACCGCGGGCGCGGCGGCACCCGCCCACGCCGACACCTTCGTTCCGCTGCCGAACGGCAGCGTGTCGGCGCACGACCTCACGCTGACGCGCACCAACGAGTCGGCACAGGTGTCACCGTCGATGGCCGCCAACGGTGCCGGACGCAACGTGTGGGTCAGCGCCAACATCACGTTGAAGGCCCCCAAGCTGCAGCCCACCGGATCGTTCCCGGCCAACGGTCCCGCGGGTGAGGCGACGATGCCGGGCACCAACGGCACCTCCAACGACGGCTCGGCCGCGACCCTGTCGGCCGGGTATATCGTCGGCTGCCAGGTCAACATCGGCAGCCTGACCGCCGGTATCACCGGCAGCATCACCTCGGCCGGCGTGCCCGGTGCGTCGGGGTCGCTGAGCGTTCCGCTGACCCCTGGTCAGGTGACCTTCGTGCAGATCGACAGCTACGACATCGCCAAGGCCGGCACCTACTACTTCAACTACCAGCGGTTCGCCATGCAGATCCAGAACTGCGCGGGCTATGCGCAGGCGCGGTCGTTCGTCACCGTCGAGACCGGCGGAAACGACCACAACAAGATCAACCTCTATGGCAAGCCGTTCTCGATCGGCTGA
- a CDS encoding ABC transporter ATP-binding protein: MNTPAIRTRDLRKTFRGGDGGRVTAVDGLGLTVAPGEVVAFLGPNGAGKTTTIDMILGLTQPDSGSVEVYGQGARSAARGGRIAAVLQNGGLLPDFTVEETVRIIASLHGRSADAESAMARADIAHLAGRKVSRCSGGEQQRLKFALATLPDPDLIVLDEPTAGMDVESRRNFWSAMRSDARHGRTVVFATHYLDEADDFADRIIMIAHGRIVADGSTSEIRAMASRRVVSAIVDESELAAVARAIPDLEVVERRGGRIYLSAKDSDALARALLTGTNAREVEIATHNLEDAFLALTSAA; encoded by the coding sequence ATGAACACACCAGCAATCCGCACGAGAGATCTTCGCAAGACGTTCCGGGGCGGGGACGGCGGTCGGGTCACCGCCGTCGACGGCCTCGGTCTGACCGTTGCACCCGGAGAGGTCGTCGCCTTCCTCGGCCCCAACGGCGCGGGTAAGACCACGACGATCGACATGATCCTCGGTCTGACCCAACCGGATTCGGGCTCGGTCGAGGTGTACGGGCAGGGCGCGCGGTCTGCGGCTCGCGGCGGACGTATCGCCGCGGTACTCCAGAACGGTGGTCTGCTGCCCGATTTCACCGTCGAAGAGACCGTCCGCATCATCGCCTCGTTGCACGGCCGTAGCGCCGACGCCGAGTCGGCGATGGCCCGTGCCGACATCGCGCATCTGGCCGGACGCAAGGTGTCCCGCTGTTCCGGCGGTGAACAGCAACGACTCAAGTTCGCGCTGGCGACCCTGCCCGACCCCGACCTCATCGTCCTCGACGAACCGACCGCGGGCATGGATGTGGAATCGCGCCGAAACTTCTGGTCCGCCATGCGATCCGATGCCCGACACGGACGCACCGTCGTGTTCGCCACCCACTACCTCGACGAGGCCGACGACTTCGCCGACCGCATCATCATGATCGCGCACGGTCGGATCGTCGCCGACGGCTCCACCTCGGAGATCCGCGCGATGGCCAGCCGGCGTGTCGTCTCGGCGATCGTGGACGAATCCGAACTCGCCGCCGTTGCCCGCGCCATCCCCGACCTCGAGGTCGTCGAACGCCGCGGTGGGCGGATCTACCTGTCCGCCAAGGATTCCGATGCACTTGCCCGTGCCCTGCTGACGGGCACGAACGCCCGCGAGGTCGAAATCGCCACGCACAACCTCGAAGACGCCTTCCTCGCACTCACCTCCGCTGCCTGA
- a CDS encoding MspA family porin, with translation MTIRFTRLSVLAGVPAAAAIAVLATAGAAAADVHVSLPSQTQTLTTGDGVGVTLTRSGETATISPSLGSTPLHRNAWVSATYNVTTSKPVSKIKFQAGYTVGCQVNLNGFTNSNTPSGSVSTAGVASGTVNEGGSISIGPGQAVNYYVYDYERADPFGNDQHKSWVPIVKTTHGEVSYTNETMQVNGCAGYAQARSFANVYIMGDHGEQIVSFYGQPFSLG, from the coding sequence ATGACAATCCGTTTCACGCGTCTCTCGGTTCTTGCCGGTGTGCCCGCCGCCGCGGCGATCGCCGTCCTGGCCACCGCGGGTGCCGCGGCCGCCGATGTCCACGTCTCCCTCCCGTCTCAGACCCAGACGCTGACCACCGGTGACGGCGTCGGGGTCACCCTGACTCGATCGGGCGAGACCGCCACCATCAGCCCGTCGCTGGGCAGCACCCCGCTGCACCGCAACGCCTGGGTGTCGGCGACCTACAACGTCACCACCAGCAAGCCGGTCAGCAAGATCAAGTTCCAGGCCGGTTACACCGTCGGCTGCCAGGTGAACCTCAACGGCTTCACCAACTCGAACACCCCGTCGGGGTCGGTGTCTACCGCGGGCGTTGCCTCGGGAACAGTCAACGAGGGTGGCTCGATCTCGATCGGCCCCGGCCAGGCTGTCAACTACTACGTCTACGACTACGAGCGCGCCGATCCGTTCGGCAACGACCAGCACAAGTCGTGGGTGCCGATCGTCAAGACCACCCATGGCGAGGTCAGCTACACCAACGAGACCATGCAGGTCAACGGGTGTGCCGGCTATGCGCAGGCGCGGTCGTTCGCCAATGTGTACATCATGGGCGACCACGGGGAGCAGATCGTCAGCTTCTACGGACAGCCGTTCAGTCTCGGGTAA